The stretch of DNA TAGCCATATTGGCCTAACCACAAAATCTATCCGCCGACTCGTGCGGGATCATGAAGCCGTTTATATGGCGACTACCAATCGCCACTGGCTAACTCGTCAGCGCTTCGAGGCGTCGTCCGACTTGGTCTGGCGGGCCATGCCGAAGGAGACCACGAACGCTACGACGGCCAGCACCAGCGCGAAGGTGAAGCCCCAGCGCGAGCCGGTGACGAAGGCCATCGCCTTGCCGCCGGTGTGCGAGGAGGCCTGGCCGGCCGCCAGCAGGATGGTCGCTACGGCGGTGATGACCGCGCCGAGAACCTGCTGCATGGTGTTCAAAATGGTGGAGCCGTCGGTCGACAGGTGCTGCGGCAGCGAGGCGAGCGCCGAGGACTGGGCCGGGTTCATCGCCATCGGAATGCCGACCATCAGCACGACGTGCGCGAAGATGATATAGGCGATGGAGGTGGTCGGGCCGGCCAGCATCAGCAGGATGACGCCGATCATGGAGAGCACCAGGCCGCCGCGCACAAGCCACTTCGGTCCGACGACGTCGAAGAGACGGCCGGAGAGCATGGATACCAGCGCGTTGACGACGCCGCCGGGCAGCATCACCAGGCCGGTCATGGCCACCTTCACGCCCATGCCGTTCTGCAGCTCCTGCGGCATCAGATACATGGTGGCCAGGGTGATGCCGAAGTTCATCATCACGATCAGCGCACCGATGGTGAACTGGCGGATGCCGAGCGCATGCAGATCGATGATCGGGTTGGCCATATGCAGCTGGCGGTAGCTGTAGAAGGCGACCGCGAGAACGCCGATGACGAGAATCAGGATGACCTGCCAGGTGAAGCCGAGGTCGCTGATGAGGCTCACGCCGAGCACCAAGCCGCCAAAGCCCAAGATGGAGGCGATGCAGGAAATCAGATCGATCTTCGGGCGGGTCAGCGCGTAGGCGTTGACCATCCAGATGGCGGCGGCAACGAACGCGAGCGCCGCGATCAGGGCGAAGAAGTAGAAGATCGCGCGCCAGGAGAACGCGCCGATGAGCGCGCCGGAAAGGGTGGGGCCGATGGCCGGGGCGAACATGACCACGAGGCCGGCCATGCCCATCGCGGCGCCGATCTTGTTCAAGGGGAAGACCTCGAGGATGACGGCGAACATCATTGGCAGCACCAGACCGGTCGAGATGCCCTGGATCATACGTCCGATCAGCAGCACGATGAACATGGACGTCGGTGCGAAGCCGGAAATCAACGAGCCGATGAAGAACATCGCCAGCGCGAAGAGCAGCAGCGGCTTGGCCGGAATCCACTTTAAGAGCAGGCTGGTGAACGGCAGGACGATGCCGATGACGAGCATGTAGCCCACCACCATCCACTGCGCGGTACCCGGGCCGATGCCGAAGCTCTTGCTCAGGTCGGGCAGCGCGATGTTCATTGCGGTCTCGCTGAGCATCCCCAGGAACGCCCCGAGGTAGAGCCCGAGCATCGTCAGGTTCGGGTGCTTGACGTCCACGCGCGCCTTCATCGCGCCTTTCGGTGTCTGCGACTGTTCATTATGCTGCGTTTTCCCGTTTTCGGGCGCAACTGTCTGCGACATGGTAGAACCCATGTTTGTTCTTCTCCATTTCATACCCGCGTCTTATCGCCGTTTACGGTTGCACGGGCCATTCGTGTATCGCGCCTTGAAGCGCGCTTCCATTGCAAGGGTGACGCAGGAACGCGTCCACTTTATTGGCAGGAACCCCTCAATTCCCAAAGCAAAATTTGATTATTAGCGTGCCGTTGGACAACCACGTCAGCGCCCGGCATAACGTGAGCCTCGCCACGCCGCCGTATTCCGCTAATAGTCACTTCTTGCGCGCGATACGAGGTCAGCTGTGTAAAAAGTGACAATTAGCTTGT from Bifidobacterium sp. ESL0800 encodes:
- a CDS encoding MFS transporter, whose translation is MGSTMSQTVAPENGKTQHNEQSQTPKGAMKARVDVKHPNLTMLGLYLGAFLGMLSETAMNIALPDLSKSFGIGPGTAQWMVVGYMLVIGIVLPFTSLLLKWIPAKPLLLFALAMFFIGSLISGFAPTSMFIVLLIGRMIQGISTGLVLPMMFAVILEVFPLNKIGAAMGMAGLVVMFAPAIGPTLSGALIGAFSWRAIFYFFALIAALAFVAAAIWMVNAYALTRPKIDLISCIASILGFGGLVLGVSLISDLGFTWQVILILVIGVLAVAFYSYRQLHMANPIIDLHALGIRQFTIGALIVMMNFGITLATMYLMPQELQNGMGVKVAMTGLVMLPGGVVNALVSMLSGRLFDVVGPKWLVRGGLVLSMIGVILLMLAGPTTSIAYIIFAHVVLMVGIPMAMNPAQSSALASLPQHLSTDGSTILNTMQQVLGAVITAVATILLAAGQASSHTGGKAMAFVTGSRWGFTFALVLAVVAFVVSFGMARQTKSDDASKR